In Bacteroides coprosuis DSM 18011, the following are encoded in one genomic region:
- a CDS encoding NusA antitermination factor (COGs: COG0195 Transcription elongation factor~InterPro IPR010213:IPR013735:IPR022967~KEGG: bfs:BF0218 transcription elongation factor NusA~PFAM: Transcription factor NusA, N-terminal~SMART: RNA-binding domain, S1~SPTR: Putative uncharacterized protein;~TIGRFAM: Transcription termination factor NusA~IMG reference gene:2504105949~PFAM: NusA N-terminal domain~TIGRFAM: transcription termination factor NusA) has translation MAKKEDNISLIDTFSDFKENKKIDKTTMISVLEESFRSVIAKIVGTDENYDVIVNPDQGDFEIWRNREVVADGDVTDENMQISLTEARKTDESYEIGEEVTDKVHFESFGRRAILNLRQTLASKILELEKDSLYNKYIERVGMIVSAEVYQIWKKEILLVDDEGNELILPKSEQIPRDFFRKGESVRAVVARVDNKNNNPKIILSRTSPLFLERLFELEVPEINDGLITIKKVARIPGERAKVAVESYDDRIDPVGACVGVKGSRIHGIVRELCNENIDVINYTSNIQLFIQRSLSPATISSIRLNEEEHKAEIFLQPDEVSLAIGKGGLNIKLASMLTEYTIDVFRELDETEGEDIYLDEFSDEIEGWVIDAIKGLGLTTAKAVLEVPRNRLIEDADLEEETVDEVLSILKSEFEEDEN, from the coding sequence ATGGCCAAGAAAGAAGACAACATCAGTCTAATTGATACGTTTTCTGATTTTAAAGAAAATAAGAAAATTGACAAGACCACTATGATTAGTGTTCTTGAAGAGTCTTTTCGTAGCGTAATCGCGAAGATCGTTGGAACTGATGAAAATTACGATGTAATTGTAAACCCTGATCAGGGTGACTTTGAAATATGGCGTAATCGTGAGGTAGTAGCTGACGGTGATGTTACCGACGAAAACATGCAGATTTCATTGACAGAAGCTAGAAAAACAGATGAGTCATATGAGATTGGAGAAGAAGTAACAGATAAAGTCCACTTTGAAAGCTTTGGTCGTCGTGCTATCTTGAATCTTCGTCAAACATTGGCTTCAAAAATTCTAGAGTTAGAAAAAGACAGTCTATATAACAAGTATATAGAGCGTGTTGGAATGATTGTTTCAGCAGAAGTCTATCAAATCTGGAAAAAAGAAATACTTCTTGTTGATGATGAGGGTAATGAATTGATACTACCTAAATCGGAGCAAATACCAAGAGATTTCTTCCGTAAAGGAGAAAGCGTTCGTGCTGTAGTGGCTCGTGTTGATAATAAGAATAATAATCCGAAAATTATTTTGTCAAGAACATCTCCTTTGTTTTTGGAACGTCTTTTTGAATTAGAAGTTCCTGAAATCAATGATGGCTTGATAACTATCAAAAAAGTTGCTCGTATCCCAGGTGAACGTGCTAAAGTTGCTGTTGAATCTTATGATGATCGTATTGATCCAGTAGGAGCATGTGTAGGTGTGAAAGGTAGCCGTATTCATGGTATCGTACGAGAACTATGCAATGAAAATATTGATGTAATAAATTACACATCAAATATTCAGCTATTTATTCAAAGATCTTTAAGCCCTGCTACTATTTCATCTATCCGTTTGAATGAAGAAGAGCATAAAGCCGAAATCTTCCTTCAACCAGATGAAGTATCTTTAGCCATAGGTAAAGGTGGTTTGAATATTAAACTAGCTAGTATGTTAACAGAATACACTATTGATGTATTCCGTGAACTTGATGAAACTGAAGGTGAGGATATCTATCTTGATGAATTCTCTGATGAGATTGAAGGATGGGTAATTGATGCAATTAAAGGTCTAGGCCTTACTACAGCAAAGGCTGTATTAGAAGTACCTCGTAATCGATTAATTGAAGATGCTGACTTAGAAGAAGAGACAGTTGATGAGGTATTGAGTATTTTGAAATCGGAGTTTGAAGAAGATGAAAACTAA
- a CDS encoding Ribosome maturation factor rimP (HAMAP: Ribosome maturation factor RimP~InterPro IPR003728~KEGG: bth:BT_3402 hypothetical protein~PFAM: Ribosome maturation factor RimP~SPTR: Ribosome maturation factor rimP;~IMG reference gene:2504105950~PFAM: Uncharacterised BCR, YhbC family COG0779) translates to MIDKRTVHQIVEEWLEGKEYFLVEVSVESDDKIVVEIDHAEGVWIEDCVDLSRFIESKLNRDEEDYELEVGSAGVGQPFKVLQQYYNHIGRQVEVLEKTGIKLIGELLDVTEDGIKVAVEKKVKVEGSKRPKLIAVEEDIPFEKIKYTKYLISFK, encoded by the coding sequence ATGATAGATAAAAGAACTGTTCATCAGATAGTTGAAGAGTGGCTAGAAGGAAAGGAATATTTCCTCGTAGAAGTCTCAGTAGAATCTGATGATAAAATTGTTGTTGAGATTGATCACGCTGAAGGCGTGTGGATCGAAGATTGTGTAGACCTAAGTCGTTTCATCGAATCCAAGTTAAACAGAGATGAAGAAGACTATGAACTTGAAGTAGGCTCTGCAGGAGTTGGTCAACCATTCAAAGTGCTGCAGCAGTATTATAACCATATTGGTCGTCAAGTTGAAGTTTTAGAAAAAACTGGAATAAAGTTGATTGGAGAACTTCTTGATGTGACTGAGGACGGTATTAAAGTTGCCGTTGAAAAGAAGGTTAAAGTTGAAGGCTCAAAGCGTCCTAAACTAATCGCTGTGGAAGAAGATATTCCATTTGAGAAAATAAAATATACTAAATACTTAATTAGTTTTAAATAA
- a CDS encoding translation initiation factor IF-2 (COGs: COG0532 Translation initiation factor 2 (IF-2; GTPase)~InterProIPR000178:IPR005225:IPR006847:IPR000795:IPR 004161~KEGG: bfs:BF0219 translation initiation factor IF-2~PFAM: Protein synthesis factor, GTP-binding; Translation initiation factor IF-2, N-terminal; Translation elongation factor EFTu/EF1A, domain 2~SPTR: Translation initiation factor IF-2;~TIGRFAM: Translation initiation factor aIF-2, bacterial-like; Small GTP-binding protein~IMG reference gene:2504105948~PFAM: Elongation factor Tu domain 2; Translation-initiation factor 2; Translation initiation factor IF-2, N-terminal region; Elongation factor Tu GTP binding domain~TIGRFAM: small GTP-binding protein domain; translation initiation factor IF-2): MTIRLNKVTRDLNVGIATVVEFLKKKGIEVDENPNTKITKEQYSLLVKEFSTDKTLRIKSERFIQERQEDKKRNKASVAIDGYESKKPTTEKKEVIETVVPEEVRPKVKPVGKIDLDNPGRKKVEEKKEEKSTPADAVKTENSENIKSNLENKKTAVADKKKEPVTKKEKPREEKAEPIKKAVKESVNVKEVKKQESKDKKSVKTSTRTTAKQEVKVAKTEVKGDGASTKKKDEVFTLGSSELKTSINVVGHIDLDAINQSTRPKKKSKEERKKEREEKDKNRANTSGTTNTKKIRKRRRITKEKVDIDKAASSNQGTQTPRPERKKFTKNKNRFKKPLQKQEVSEEDVAKQIKETLARLTSKGRNKASRYRKEKREQASVRAQQKEKQETAAEKVIQLTEFVTVSELASLMDVSVTQVISTCMTIGIMVSINQRLDAETINLVAEEFGFKTEYVSAEVSQAIEEEDDEPEDLEHRAPIVTVMGHVDHGKTSLLDSIRKANVIAGEAGGITQHIGAYHVTLPDNRKITFLDTPGHEAFTAMRARGAKVTDIAIVIVAADDNVMPQTKEAINHAMAAGVPIVFAINKVDKPTANPDKIKTELAEMNYLVEEWGGQYQSQDISAKKGTGVQELLEKVLLEAELLDLKANPDRPGTGSIIESTLDKGRGYVATMLVSNGTLRMGDIVLAGTSFGKIKAMFNERNQAIEEAGPSEPVLILGLDGAPAAGDTFHVIETEQEAREITTKRKQLQREQGIRTQKLLTLDEVGRRIALGNFQELNVIVKGDVDGSVEALSDSLIKLSTEQIQINVIHKGVGQISESDVSLAAASDAIIIGFQVRPSNMAERMAENEGVDIRKYSIIYDAIEEVKSAMEGMLEPIIKEQVTATIEVKEVFNITKVGQVAGCLVKTGKIKRSDKVRLIRDGIVIFSGQMAALKRFKDDVKEVGSNFECGISLTNFNDIKPNDIIEGYEEVEIKQKL; this comes from the coding sequence ATGACGATAAGGTTAAATAAAGTAACAAGAGACTTAAATGTTGGCATTGCTACGGTAGTTGAGTTCTTAAAAAAGAAGGGAATAGAGGTTGATGAAAACCCAAATACGAAAATTACCAAAGAGCAATACTCTTTACTCGTGAAAGAGTTTAGTACAGATAAGACTCTTAGAATAAAGTCTGAACGTTTTATTCAAGAACGTCAAGAAGACAAAAAACGCAACAAAGCATCTGTTGCTATTGATGGTTACGAGTCTAAGAAACCAACTACTGAAAAGAAAGAGGTTATCGAGACTGTAGTTCCAGAGGAGGTACGTCCCAAAGTTAAACCAGTTGGTAAAATTGATTTAGACAACCCTGGTCGTAAAAAAGTGGAAGAGAAAAAAGAAGAGAAATCTACTCCTGCTGATGCAGTAAAAACTGAAAATTCCGAAAATATTAAGTCTAATTTAGAAAATAAGAAAACAGCTGTTGCAGACAAAAAGAAAGAGCCTGTGACTAAAAAGGAAAAGCCACGCGAGGAAAAGGCTGAACCTATTAAAAAGGCTGTAAAAGAGAGCGTGAACGTGAAAGAGGTTAAAAAACAGGAGTCTAAGGATAAGAAATCCGTAAAGACAAGTACTAGAACAACTGCTAAACAAGAAGTTAAAGTTGCTAAAACTGAGGTTAAAGGTGACGGAGCAAGTACTAAGAAAAAAGATGAAGTATTTACTTTAGGTTCTTCAGAGTTAAAAACAAGTATAAACGTTGTCGGACATATTGACTTGGATGCAATAAACCAATCAACTCGTCCTAAGAAAAAGTCTAAAGAAGAACGTAAAAAAGAACGCGAGGAAAAAGATAAGAATCGCGCTAATACAAGTGGTACAACTAATACAAAAAAGATTAGAAAACGTCGTCGTATAACTAAAGAGAAAGTAGATATAGACAAGGCAGCTTCTTCTAATCAAGGTACTCAAACTCCACGCCCAGAACGTAAGAAGTTTACCAAAAATAAGAATCGCTTCAAAAAACCTCTACAAAAACAAGAGGTAAGTGAAGAGGATGTAGCAAAACAAATAAAAGAAACTCTTGCTAGATTAACTTCTAAAGGTCGTAATAAAGCTTCACGCTATAGAAAAGAAAAGAGAGAACAAGCTTCTGTTCGTGCTCAGCAAAAGGAGAAACAAGAAACAGCTGCAGAAAAAGTAATTCAACTTACAGAGTTTGTTACTGTAAGTGAACTAGCTAGTCTGATGGATGTATCCGTTACACAGGTTATTAGTACTTGTATGACTATTGGTATTATGGTTTCTATCAACCAACGCTTGGATGCAGAAACAATTAACCTCGTTGCAGAAGAATTTGGCTTTAAGACAGAATACGTGAGTGCGGAGGTTTCTCAAGCTATTGAAGAGGAAGATGATGAACCTGAAGATCTAGAACATCGTGCTCCAATCGTAACTGTAATGGGTCACGTTGACCACGGTAAGACATCTTTACTAGACTCTATTCGTAAGGCAAATGTGATTGCTGGTGAAGCTGGTGGTATTACTCAGCACATTGGTGCTTATCACGTTACTTTACCTGATAATAGAAAAATAACATTCTTGGATACTCCAGGTCACGAAGCGTTTACAGCGATGCGTGCTCGTGGTGCTAAAGTTACAGATATTGCAATTGTAATTGTTGCTGCTGATGATAATGTGATGCCTCAGACAAAAGAAGCTATCAATCATGCTATGGCAGCAGGCGTTCCTATTGTATTTGCTATTAATAAGGTTGATAAACCAACAGCTAATCCAGATAAGATTAAAACTGAATTGGCCGAAATGAACTACTTAGTAGAAGAATGGGGTGGTCAATATCAATCTCAAGATATTTCAGCTAAAAAGGGTACTGGGGTTCAAGAACTTCTAGAAAAAGTTCTTCTTGAAGCAGAATTGCTAGACCTTAAAGCCAACCCTGATAGACCAGGTACTGGTTCTATAATTGAATCTACTTTGGATAAAGGTAGAGGTTATGTGGCTACAATGCTTGTGTCAAATGGTACACTAAGAATGGGAGATATCGTTCTTGCAGGAACAAGCTTTGGTAAAATTAAAGCAATGTTTAATGAGCGTAATCAAGCTATTGAAGAAGCTGGTCCTTCTGAACCAGTATTGATTTTAGGTTTAGATGGTGCTCCAGCTGCTGGTGATACATTCCATGTTATTGAAACAGAACAAGAAGCAAGAGAAATCACAACCAAACGTAAACAGCTTCAGAGAGAACAAGGTATTCGTACTCAGAAACTTCTTACTTTGGATGAAGTGGGTAGACGTATTGCTCTAGGTAACTTCCAAGAACTTAATGTTATTGTTAAGGGTGACGTGGATGGTTCGGTTGAGGCGTTAAGTGACTCCCTGATCAAATTGTCTACTGAACAAATACAAATAAATGTAATTCATAAGGGCGTAGGACAAATATCTGAATCTGATGTATCTCTTGCTGCAGCTTCTGATGCGATTATTATTGGTTTCCAAGTGAGACCATCTAATATGGCTGAAAGAATGGCAGAGAATGAAGGTGTTGATATCCGTAAATACTCTATTATTTACGACGCTATAGAGGAAGTGAAATCTGCAATGGAAGGTATGCTTGAGCCTATTATAAAGGAACAAGTTACTGCTACTATAGAAGTTAAAGAAGTATTTAACATTACTAAGGTAGGTCAAGTTGCAGGATGTCTTGTTAAGACGGGTAAAATAAAACGTTCTGATAAGGTTCGTTTAATCCGTGACGGTATAGTAATCTTCTCTGGTCAAATGGCTGCTCTAAAACGTTTCAAAGATGACGTGAAAGAGGTTGGTTCAAACTTTGAATGTGGTATCAGTTTAACAAACTTCAATGATATTAAACCTAATGATATAATTGAAGGATACGAAGAAGTAGAAATCAAACAAAAATTATAA
- a CDS encoding Beta-N-acetylhexosaminidase (COGs: COG3525 N-acetyl-beta-hexosaminidase~InterPro IPR015882:IPR015883:IPR000421~KEGG: bvu:BVU_4138 beta-N-acetylhexosaminidase~PFAM: Glycoside hydrolase, family 20, catalytic core; Acetylhexosaminidase, subunit a/b; Coagulation factor 5/8 type, C-terminal~PRIAM: Beta-N-acetylhexosaminidase~SPTR: Glycoside hydrolase family 20, candidate beta-N-acetylhexosaminidase;~IMG reference gene:2504105951~PFAM: F5/8 type C domain; Glycosyl hydrolase family 20, catalytic domain; Glycosyl hydrolase family 20, domain 2), producing MKKLLTICSTLVACIALVACSSPEMKKANYEVIPLPKTIVKGEGEAFNLDKATLIAYPAENEKMEKNANFLSDYLHEMLGLKLSLTTDLKSTNAIILDLVEGENKEAYTLVVEANKVSIHGTSEAGVFYGIQTLRKSLPIGKNLKVSLPAVEIKDEPRFSYRGMMLDVSRHFFPLDFIKRYIDILALHNINTFHWHLTDDQGWRIEIKKYPKLTEIGSQRTETVIGHNSGEYDGIPYGGFFTQEEAKEIVEYAADHFITVIPEIDLPGHMQAALAAYPNLGCTGGPYEVWKQWGVSEDVLCAGNDDVLEFLIDVMDEIMEIFPSEYIHIGGDECPKSRWQECPKCQSRIKTLGLKADKKHSAEDYLQSFIMSHVEKYLNDNGRQIIGWDEIMEGDIAPNATVMSWRGLSGGIEAAKMKHDVVMAPTSHVYFDYYQTQDVENEPIAIGGYVPIQTVYSLEPAPAELTVEEQKYIIGTQANLWTEYIPTTEQVEYMVLPRMAALAEVQWCVPEQKDYVNFIKRLPGLMEIYALEGYNYAKHVFDIQAKLIPNINEGVIEVHLNTIDDAPIYYTLDGSQPTEASVHYEGVLKLNETCSFRAIAVRTSGNSKVFSEEIDFNKATMKPITLLQPLNERYKYGGETTLVDGLKGNLTLRTTRWLGLSGNDLEAVINLKSEQEVSSVDIRVFVDKSDWVFDSRGFEISVSTDGENFKNVLTESYLPMKETDENGIKTYHLTFDPIHAQYIKVKGLSEHNLPEWHDGKGKPGFLFIDEIGVN from the coding sequence TAGATAAGGCGACTCTTATAGCCTATCCTGCAGAAAATGAGAAGATGGAAAAAAATGCAAACTTCCTTTCGGATTACTTGCATGAAATGTTGGGTTTAAAACTGTCATTAACAACTGATCTCAAATCCACAAATGCTATTATTCTTGATTTAGTGGAGGGAGAAAATAAAGAGGCATATACTCTTGTTGTTGAGGCTAATAAAGTTTCAATTCATGGTACATCCGAAGCTGGTGTTTTTTATGGAATTCAAACCTTACGCAAATCACTACCAATAGGTAAGAATCTAAAGGTGTCATTACCTGCTGTAGAAATTAAAGATGAGCCTCGTTTCTCTTATAGAGGAATGATGCTGGATGTATCTCGTCATTTCTTCCCTCTTGATTTTATTAAAAGATATATTGATATTTTAGCCTTACATAATATTAATACGTTCCATTGGCATCTAACTGATGATCAAGGCTGGAGAATTGAGATAAAAAAATATCCTAAATTGACAGAAATAGGTTCACAAAGAACAGAAACTGTTATTGGGCATAACTCAGGAGAATACGATGGTATACCTTATGGTGGTTTTTTCACACAAGAAGAAGCTAAAGAAATAGTGGAATATGCAGCTGATCATTTTATTACTGTTATTCCTGAAATAGACTTACCTGGACATATGCAAGCTGCATTAGCTGCATACCCAAATTTGGGTTGTACTGGAGGCCCTTATGAAGTTTGGAAGCAATGGGGAGTATCTGAAGATGTTCTTTGTGCTGGTAATGATGATGTCCTAGAATTTCTTATAGATGTAATGGATGAAATTATGGAAATATTTCCATCAGAATATATCCATATTGGAGGAGATGAGTGCCCCAAATCAAGATGGCAAGAGTGTCCTAAGTGCCAATCTCGCATTAAAACATTAGGTTTGAAAGCAGATAAAAAGCATTCGGCTGAAGATTATTTGCAAAGCTTTATAATGTCGCATGTTGAAAAATACCTTAATGATAATGGGCGTCAAATTATTGGCTGGGATGAGATTATGGAAGGAGATATAGCTCCAAATGCTACAGTTATGTCTTGGAGAGGACTCTCTGGAGGTATTGAGGCAGCAAAAATGAAACATGATGTAGTTATGGCTCCAACATCTCATGTTTATTTCGATTACTACCAAACTCAGGATGTAGAAAATGAGCCTATAGCAATTGGAGGGTATGTTCCTATTCAAACTGTATATAGTTTGGAGCCTGCTCCTGCTGAATTAACTGTTGAAGAACAAAAATATATAATAGGTACTCAGGCAAACTTGTGGACAGAATATATTCCTACTACCGAACAAGTAGAATATATGGTCTTACCTCGTATGGCTGCATTAGCAGAAGTTCAATGGTGTGTTCCTGAACAGAAAGACTATGTCAACTTTATTAAACGCCTACCTGGCTTAATGGAAATTTATGCTTTAGAGGGTTATAATTATGCTAAACATGTATTTGATATTCAAGCGAAGTTAATTCCTAATATTAATGAAGGAGTTATTGAAGTACACCTAAATACAATTGATGATGCTCCAATTTATTATACTTTAGATGGCTCACAACCTACTGAGGCTTCAGTACATTATGAGGGAGTTCTAAAATTAAATGAAACTTGCTCTTTTAGGGCAATAGCGGTTCGGACATCAGGAAATAGTAAAGTGTTTAGCGAAGAGATCGACTTTAATAAAGCAACCATGAAGCCTATTACTTTGCTTCAACCACTAAATGAAAGATATAAATATGGTGGAGAAACGACCTTGGTAGATGGCTTAAAAGGCAATCTAACTTTAAGAACCACTCGTTGGTTAGGTCTTTCTGGAAATGATCTAGAGGCAGTTATCAATTTGAAATCAGAACAAGAAGTAAGTTCAGTGGATATTAGAGTGTTTGTCGATAAAAGTGATTGGGTGTTCGATTCAAGGGGGTTTGAAATATCTGTTTCTACAGATGGAGAAAACTTCAAAAATGTGTTGACAGAATCATATTTACCGATGAAAGAAACAGATGAAAATGGAATAAAAACTTACCATTTAACTTTTGATCCTATTCATGCTCAATATATTAAAGTTAAAGGTCTTTCTGAGCATAATCTACCTGAGTGGCATGATGGAAAAGGAAAGCCTGGTTTCTTATTTATAGATGAAATCGGAGTAAACTAA